The nucleotide window GCGTAACGGCACCAAGAACCTGTTTCTGGCCTCCGAACCGCTTGCCGGCTGGCGAGCGGTGAGGGTCAAAGATCGCCGAACCACTGAAGACTGGGTTCACTTCATGCAGCACCTCGTTGATCAGCACTACCCGGATGCGGACTGCATCCGGGTGGTGCTGGACAACCTCAACACGCACAAGCCGGCAGCCTTCTACGAGTATTTCGATCCAGCTGAAGCACGGCGGATACTCGACAAGCTCGAATTTCACTTCACGCCAGTACACGGTAGCTGGCTCAATATGGCGGAAATCGAGTTCAATACGCTCCAGCAGCAGTGTCTCGACAGACGCATCCCCGACGCGGCGACGCTCCGTCAGGAGGTCGCCGCGTGGAAGAAGGAACGAAACAGCGATGATACCGACATTGACTGGCGGTTCACGACCGACGATGCCCGAATCAAACTGAAGCGGCTATATCCTTCAATTGACGACTGACAGCACAGTAGGAGTCGGCGAGTTCGGTGAGGATCACGTCGGGATCGGGATCGCCCTTGAGTTCGTCGACGGTTGCGGCTTCCTCGACGATGATCTCCTTCGCCTGTTCGATGTCGTCCTCGTAGCCGATCCCGAAAGTGAACGGGATGCGGAGTTCGTCGTCGGCGACGGGGTTCGTGACGGCGTTGTCGGCGAGTTCGGAGTTCGGGACGGTGATCAGTTCGTTGTCGAACGTCTTGAGCTTCGTCACGCGCAGGCCGATATCCTGGACGACGCCGGATTTGGTTTCGTTGCTGGAGGGCCACTCGATCCAGTCGCCGATGCCGAAGGGATCGTCCTTGAGAATGAAGATACCCGCGGCGAAGTTCGCCAACAGGTCCTGAGCGGCGAAGCCGACCGCGAGCGAGAGCGCACCCAACAGGGTCGCAAACGCCGCGAGCACGGTGCCGAAGCCGGCGATCGTCGCCGCGAGCGAGAGCGCCGCGAACAGCGCGAGCGCGCGAGCAACGGTCCCACCCAGATTCACGACTTTCGGATCGTAGCCACGCGCGTTGAGTGCGCCCCTCACGAGACGGACGAGCACCGATCGTCCGACGAAATAGATGAGCACGAACGCGACGAGGAACAGTACGGCTGTGGTGGCGACGCTGATGAGCGCCTCACCGTACTGGCTCACGAACTCCCCGACACTCGTCGGCACGCCCTGCTGTAGCGGTATCAAAGGCATCGTCAGAGTTCACACACGAACGGATCATCAAACCATCGCCTGCCGGCGCGACCGATCATCCCGGAAGCGAAGGGCTTAATCCACGAGCCAGCATCCATCGATATGCGGGACCGTGGGGTAGCTTGGTATCCTCGGCGCATGGGGTGCGTCGGACTCGTGTTCGAATCACGACGGTCCCATGGACCTTTTTGCACCTCGCTCGCGCGGAGCGCGCTCGCTCGAGCAAAAATCTCCACCAAAAAGCGCGTCGGACTCCCTCCGGTCGTCCTCGCGCCCGCTCGCTCACTGCGTTCGCTCGCGGTACAAACTTCCTACGCGACTGCACAGCACCGCCGAAGCCCTCGACCGCTTCGCGGTCTCGCCCTTCATCCGCCAGGTGAGTGAACTCTCCTGAGCCTACGGTCGCTCTGCGACGGCAGACGCCAATATCCGCTACCTGCAACCATCACAACAACACACTGACACTCGCTGCCGGATTTTGAGCGATCCTAATCGATCTGCCGTGTCACGATGGGTATTAAATTGTGGTACTCAGTTATTTGTAATTGGAAACTAAAGGGTGCTACCATGAGCTCCGTCAGTACCGCTGTCCTCTTCGGTCGCGACCGGCATCGCACACGACGGACTCTCGTTCTCGCCGCTGCTGTCTTCCTCGCGAGTTTCGTGCTCTACACGAGTTTCCCGATCTACGATGGGCTCCCGTTGACGTATCTCCTGATCATTCCCTCGATCCCGGTGCTCGCAGGGGCTGTGGCGCTGATCAGTGCCTACCGCAACGATGGCTTACTCGTGAGTGCATTAGTGCCAGTGATGGCCGTCCTCGGATTGGAGCTCTCGGTGGCTCTCTGGCTCGCTTTCGATCTCGTTCCCAGCTACGATCCAGCTGGATTCGGTTTCGTACCCGTACTTCTCGCGGCTGCCTTCGCGATTGGCGTCGCCGTCGCCGCCGTCGGGGCTGGCACACGGCGCGTCGTCACCGCCATCAGTTCGTGAACGACGAGCGGTGTCGAGACACGAACACCGATCCCCTCGATTTTCCCGGCCGACACAGTTCATCGCCGGCTACGCCACCGATCGCCAGCAGCGCCTTACTCTCGTTTCACACCGGGGTTCGTCACCGCACCGTTGGCCGCCGAGCCGAAGGTCGCTCCATATTTCGCGAGCACGCCGGTGGTGTAGTTCGGTTCGGGACGGTCGCGCTCGGCCAACCGCGACTCGATCTCCTCGTCGCTCAGATCGACGTCGAGGCGGCGCTCGTCAACGTCGATGCTGACGGTGTCGCCGTCCCGAAGGGCAGCGATCGGACCGTCGGCGGCGGCTTCGGGGGCGATATGACCGATAGAGAACCCGCGCGTCGCACCCGAGAAGCGCCCGTCGGTCAGCAGCGCCACGTCATCGGCGTGGCCTTGGCCGGCGACCGCCGAGGTCACACCGAGCATCTCGCGCATTCCCGGCCCGCCGCGCGGCCCCTCGTTGCGGATACATACCACGTCGCCCGACTCGACGTGGCCCTCCTGGACGTATTTCATTGCACTCTCCTCGCCCTCGAAGACCCTGACCGTGCCCTCCTGTCGAAGCTCGTCGTCGCTGGTGACTTTCAAAACTGCGCCCTCGGGCGCGAGGTTCCCCTTCAGGATACGGATCGCGCCCTCCTCGTCGAACGGATCGGCGACGGGGCGCAGGAAGTCGGCGTCGATCTCGTCGTCGGCCGGGAGATCGAGCTCGTCCAACTCCTCGTCGATCGTGCGCCCGGTGACGGTCATCGCGTCGCCGTCCATGTAGCCGCCCTCGACGAGTCGGCGGATGACGACCGGAACGCCACCGATATCGTGGAGATCCTCCATCACACGCGTGCCGCCAGGCTGGAGGTTGGCGATCTTCGGCGTGCGCTGGGAGATTTCGTCGAACGTGTCGATGTCGAGTCCGATGTCGGCTTCGGCGGCCATCGCCAGCAGGTGGAGCACGCCGTTGGTGGAGCCGCCGAGCGCGACCTGGAGGGCGATGGCGTTCTCGAAGCTCGCGCGCGTGAGGATGTCCGACGGTTTGCGGTCGGCCGCTATCGCATCCAGAACGACTTCGCCGGCCTCGTGGGCGACCGCCTCGCGCTCGTCGCTCTCGGCGAGCGGGCTGGCACTGCCGAGCGGTGCGAGACCGATCGCCTCCGAAATCGAGGCCATCGTGTTCGCAGTGAACATTCCACCACAGGAGCCGGCACCCGGGCAGGCGTTGCGTTCGAGATCGTCGAGCTCGTCGCGGCTCATATCACCCTGTGCGTACGTGCCGACACCCTCGAAGACGTCCTGCACTGTGACGTCCCGGCCCTCGTGCTCGCCGGGGAGGATAGAACCACCGTAGCAGAAGACGGTTGGAAGGTCGGTGCGGATGGCGGCCATCATCATCCCGGGCAGGTTCTTGTCGCAGCCCGCGACGGTGACGAGCGCGTCCATGCGCTCACCGAAGGAGACGAGCTCGACCGAATCGGCGATCAGTTCCCGGGAGATCAGCGAGGCCTTCATTCCCTCGGTGCCCATCGAGATCGCGTCGCTGATCGTGATGGTGCCGAACTCGATCGGCATGCCGCCGGCGTCGTCGATGCCGTCGGTGGCGGCGTCGGCCACGTCGTCGAGGTGGACGTTACAGGGCGTGATGTCGGCGGCGGGGTTGGCCACGCCGACCATCGGCGAGTCGAGATCGGCGTCGTCGAAGCCCATCGCGCGGAACATCGCCCGATGGGGCGCACGTTCGGGACCGTCGGTGACTTCCCGGCTGCGGAGGCGCTCGGGCGTCTCGGCCTCGTCGCGCCGTTCGGACTGCTGACTCATGGTTCGGTCTCGGTTGCCACGGACATAAGTGCCACTGAAGCGCCCGAGGGGCGAGTCGAACCAGTTTTGAGGGCTGCGCTGACAGAAGGGGACGATGAGTTCGACCGTGGCCGTCGCACACTACCCCGAGGGGGCGGGTCACGCGACCCGGATGTTGGCGGTGGCGAGAGCGCTCGAAGCCCGCGGGGCCACGGTCACGCTCGCCGGCGGCGGCCCGGGCGCACGCTTCATCGAACGCAACGGCTACGAGCAGTTCGAACCAGCCTCCGTCGACTTCATCGGCGACTACCAAGGCGGCTCGCTGCTGCACGTGCTCGGCCACAGCCTCCCCAACAGCGCGCTTCGGGTGTACGACTACGTGCGCTGGCTGCGTCGCGAACGGCCGGACGCGCTGGTGACCGACGACATGTTCGCCGCGATGGCCGTCGAGTTCGTCGATCTCCCGCTGTTCGTCTGTACGCACAACGCCGCCTCCTACTACGACGCGGTCATCGAGCAGGGGTTCACCTGGCTGCTCAACCGCCACCAGCTCTACTCGGCCGAGGCGTTTCTCTACCCCTCGATCTGGCCGCCCGACCGCGGCGACCCGGCGGGCGTGACGCCGATCCCGCCGATCGCTCTCGACGTCGCGCCGACGGCGACGACCGACGAGCAGCGGCGCGTCCTGGCCGACGGGAGCCCACACGAGACCGACGTGCCCGCCGACGAGCCGCCCGCACCCGAGGAGACCGAGGTGTTGGTCGTGCCGAGTGCGTACTCGATGGGGTTCGAAGCGCTCACCGAACGACTCCGGACGGCGGGCCACGAAGTGACGCTCGTCGGCGGCGAGGACTGGGACTGCGTGCCGGCGCTGCTGCCGTATCTCCGGGCCGCCGAGCGCGTCGTCTGCTCGGGTTACTCGACCGTCATGGAGGCCGCGGTCGCGGGCACGCCCTGTATCGTCTATCCGTTCACCGACGAACAGCACGGCGTCTCGCGCGTGATCGAGCGCACGGGACTGCGGGGGTTCCAGGTCGAACACTCGATGGCACACGTGGTGCGCGCGGTCGACCAGCCGCTCGAACGCCCGGTGTACGAGAACGGTGCCGGGCGGGCGGCGACGACCGTGCTCGCGGCCATCGAGTAGAAAGCGACTTTCACGCGGGCTCGTTTGGTGTGGTATGACGCGGGTTCAGGTCACTGCCGGCGGGCGCATCCATTTCGGCTTTCAGAACCTCTCGCTCGCTCGCGAGCGGCTCTACGGCGGTCTCGGAATCTCTCTCCGCGAGCCACGACTCCGCATCGAGGCCGCGCCGGCCGACGAACTCCGCTGTGACGACCCGGACGCGAGTGAGTACGCGGCACGCGCGCTCGATCTGCTCGATCTCCCCGGCGTCTCCCTTACGGTTCACGAACGACTGCCAGCACACGTGGGCCTCGGGAGCGGGACGCGCCTCGCGCTCGCGACGCTCGCCGCAGTCGCGCGGGCGTACGACCACGACCCACGGGTCCGGGAACGCGCGCCGCAGCTCGGCCGTGGCGGGCGTTCGGGCGTCGGCTGTGCGACGTTCGAGTCGGGTGGGTTCGTCGCCGACGCCGGCCATCGGGCCGAGCGGTTCACCACCCAACCCCCCGCGGCGGGCGAGTGGGAAGTGCCGGAACCGACCGCTCGCCACGCGCTCGCCGATTCGTGGCGGTTCGTGCTCGTCGTCCCGGCGATCACCCCCGGCCGGAGCGACGACCACGAAGATCGGAGCATCGAGCGCGTGGTCGAACACGCCGATCCAAGCATCGCCGACGATATCGCCCGTATCGTCGCCCAGCAGCTGCTCCCGGCGGTCGCCGAGGACGACTGGCACGCCTTCGGTGGCGCGATCGCCGCCGTGAGCCGCCTCAACGGTGCGTGGTACGCCGACGAACAGGGTGGCGTCTATCGCCCGCCGCTCGGCGATCTCATCGACGTGCTCGAACGCTCGCCGGCCGTGGCCGGTGCGGGCCAATCTTCCTGGGGGCCCGCCGTCTATGGGCTCACGGACGACGAGCGCGCCCAAACAGCACGAGAGGCGGCCCAGGACGCGCTGTCGGCCGCGGGCGTCGATGGCGACGTCCTGATCTGTGAGCCGGATAACGAGAGCGCGCGCATCGAAACGGTGGAATAGGTGCTGTTTTGCGCGTCGAGCGTCTATCCCGATCCATGCAGTTCTGCGACGACTGCGGCTCGATGATGCACGCGGACGGCGACGAGATGGTCTGTTCGGACTGCGGGGCGCGCGTGCCGAAGGACGAGGAGGTGGCGGCGTCGTTCGTGAGCACCGAATCACAGAGCGATAGCGACGTCATCGAGACGAGCGAGGACGCGGCCGACGAGGGGAAACCGACGGCCGAAGTCGAGTGCGAGGAGTGCGGTGCCGAGCGCGCGTGGTACACGATCAAACAGACCGGTTCGGCCGACGAGCCACCGACGCGATTTTTCAAATGCACCGAGTGCGGCCATCGCTGGCGCGGCTATAGCTGATCTCACCGTGATCGAACGGTTTTGTCCACCTTGACGCGAGCGAGCGCCGCGTCATCGACGGTCTGGACACCTTTCTCTCCGAGGTTCCTTTGGGACCTGCCGGACCCGACGATCGAGATCGAGCCGTCACTGGTCGTGCGACGTCTGGAAAACGGGGGCGGGAACGGTACGGTGATGCCACGCAACGGACCGTTCGGGGAGCCACCCCACCACATGATTATCGGGGACGACCGAAACCGTCCTGCATGATAGCGAAAGTGAATGTCACCCGAACCGATCGCTGACGAGTCGCCCGCAGCCGCGCCGCAGCCGTTCGGAGGCGGCCTGGTTCGAGATACCGAGCTCCGCGGCGATCTCGGCGAGCGTCGTCTCGCGTGGCACCCCGAAGTAACCGCCCTCGTGGGCCAGCTGCAGCGCCTCGCGCTGACTGGTCGTGAGGCGGTTTCGAGCCGTCTCGGTGTCGTCGCCATCGCTGTCGTAGAGCCGATCGAGTTGGAAATCGAGATCGTGGTCGAGACAGAACTCCCGGAAGGTGGCCAGCGCATCGCGGCCGGGAAAGCGAATGCGGGCGTGCCAGCGGCCGTCGACGTACCGCATTTCGAGCCGTGCAGCCCCGAGATCGACCCACGCGTCGTAGGTCACGACCGACGCCCGACCGGTCAGTCGGGCACGATAGAGCCGCCGGTCGCTCGCGTTGCTCAACCGTTGGACATCGGTGACGGTCTCGTCGTCCGCGAGCGCGCTCTCGAAGGCGTTGAGGCCGTCGCCGCGCGCCCAGCAGAACACGACCGGCATCGCCGAGCGCGTTCTGTACACCCGTTCGACGTCGAGTTCGATCGCTGGGGTGGCCGACAGCGCCGTCGCGAACGAGAGCCGATCCGGATCGAGGCTGCATTCGGCGATGACGCTCATAGCAATTGATCTATGCTACCAAATAGCAAAATGCCTTCCGACGGATGGAGTCGAACGAATCGGTGCGGATCGCGGTTTTTCAGGCGATCAGTAGCCACGCAAGCGCCACCGCGCCCGCACCGGCGATCGTGCTCGCCACCGCGTGGGTGCGCAGTCGATCGAGGTGTGCGTGGGCCGCGCCATGCGTGTGGTCGTGAGCGTGCTCGCCGCCGGTCTCACACTCGGGCAGGAAATCCATCGCGATGTGGAGGAAGATGCCCGCGGCGAAGCCGAAGACGACCGCATTGAGCGCCATCGTGCTCGGCGGCTCGACCAGCCCCACGAGCAGCGCCGTGATCCCGACACCGGCCGCCGGCAGCGCGATCGCGCCGACCGGTAGTCTCTCCGCTCGGAGGCGATCGGCGGCGGCGTAGCCCGCGGGCGCTTTGTGCGAGACGATGCTCAGGCCGAGCAACAGTCCGAGCTCCGGCAGGAGAGTGTAGACCGTCCCGATGACGAGTCCGGCGGCCAGCGCGTGTGCGGTGAGCTGTGCGGTCG belongs to Halococcus qingdaonensis and includes:
- a CDS encoding ZIP family metal transporter; this encodes MENIGAVGLERRERVPWIGVVGLVAFVALSVLGALAGLWKLLVVGWVAFAAMGGGAVLGARSRERNAARSVRADGLASGAMITSAAIFLVPQAIGYQPQLGGLGIAAGIVAGYAGHTVGHRLTHLDLPLETTTAQLTAHALAAGLVIGTVYTLLPELGLLLGLSIVSHKAPAGYAAADRLRAERLPVGAIALPAAGVGITALLVGLVEPPSTMALNAVVFGFAAGIFLHIAMDFLPECETGGEHAHDHTHGAAHAHLDRLRTHAVASTIAGAGAVALAWLLIA
- a CDS encoding transcription factor S, yielding MQFCDDCGSMMHADGDEMVCSDCGARVPKDEEVAASFVSTESQSDSDVIETSEDAADEGKPTAEVECEECGAERAWYTIKQTGSADEPPTRFFKCTECGHRWRGYS
- a CDS encoding mechanosensitive ion channel family protein, encoding MPLIPLQQGVPTSVGEFVSQYGEALISVATTAVLFLVAFVLIYFVGRSVLVRLVRGALNARGYDPKVVNLGGTVARALALFAALSLAATIAGFGTVLAAFATLLGALSLAVGFAAQDLLANFAAGIFILKDDPFGIGDWIEWPSSNETKSGVVQDIGLRVTKLKTFDNELITVPNSELADNAVTNPVADDELRIPFTFGIGYEDDIEQAKEIIVEEAATVDELKGDPDPDVILTELADSYCAVSRQLKDIAASV
- a CDS encoding beta-ribofuranosylaminobenzene 5'-phosphate synthase family protein, with product MTRVQVTAGGRIHFGFQNLSLARERLYGGLGISLREPRLRIEAAPADELRCDDPDASEYAARALDLLDLPGVSLTVHERLPAHVGLGSGTRLALATLAAVARAYDHDPRVRERAPQLGRGGRSGVGCATFESGGFVADAGHRAERFTTQPPAAGEWEVPEPTARHALADSWRFVLVVPAITPGRSDDHEDRSIERVVEHADPSIADDIARIVAQQLLPAVAEDDWHAFGGAIAAVSRLNGAWYADEQGGVYRPPLGDLIDVLERSPAVAGAGQSSWGPAVYGLTDDERAQTAREAAQDALSAAGVDGDVLICEPDNESARIETVE
- a CDS encoding helix-turn-helix domain-containing protein, with translation MSVIAECSLDPDRLSFATALSATPAIELDVERVYRTRSAMPVVFCWARGDGLNAFESALADDETVTDVQRLSNASDRRLYRARLTGRASVVTYDAWVDLGAARLEMRYVDGRWHARIRFPGRDALATFREFCLDHDLDFQLDRLYDSDGDDTETARNRLTTSQREALQLAHEGGYFGVPRETTLAEIAAELGISNQAASERLRRGCGRLVSDRFG
- the ilvD gene encoding dihydroxy-acid dehydratase, producing the protein MSQQSERRDEAETPERLRSREVTDGPERAPHRAMFRAMGFDDADLDSPMVGVANPAADITPCNVHLDDVADAATDGIDDAGGMPIEFGTITISDAISMGTEGMKASLISRELIADSVELVSFGERMDALVTVAGCDKNLPGMMMAAIRTDLPTVFCYGGSILPGEHEGRDVTVQDVFEGVGTYAQGDMSRDELDDLERNACPGAGSCGGMFTANTMASISEAIGLAPLGSASPLAESDEREAVAHEAGEVVLDAIAADRKPSDILTRASFENAIALQVALGGSTNGVLHLLAMAAEADIGLDIDTFDEISQRTPKIANLQPGGTRVMEDLHDIGGVPVVIRRLVEGGYMDGDAMTVTGRTIDEELDELDLPADDEIDADFLRPVADPFDEEGAIRILKGNLAPEGAVLKVTSDDELRQEGTVRVFEGEESAMKYVQEGHVESGDVVCIRNEGPRGGPGMREMLGVTSAVAGQGHADDVALLTDGRFSGATRGFSIGHIAPEAAADGPIAALRDGDTVSIDVDERRLDVDLSDEEIESRLAERDRPEPNYTTGVLAKYGATFGSAANGAVTNPGVKRE
- a CDS encoding glycosyltransferase; the encoded protein is MSSTVAVAHYPEGAGHATRMLAVARALEARGATVTLAGGGPGARFIERNGYEQFEPASVDFIGDYQGGSLLHVLGHSLPNSALRVYDYVRWLRRERPDALVTDDMFAAMAVEFVDLPLFVCTHNAASYYDAVIEQGFTWLLNRHQLYSAEAFLYPSIWPPDRGDPAGVTPIPPIALDVAPTATTDEQRRVLADGSPHETDVPADEPPAPEETEVLVVPSAYSMGFEALTERLRTAGHEVTLVGGEDWDCVPALLPYLRAAERVVCSGYSTVMEAAVAGTPCIVYPFTDEQHGVSRVIERTGLRGFQVEHSMAHVVRAVDQPLERPVYENGAGRAATTVLAAIE